CCTGGCCGAGATAATCATCGGCCAATGCAATCCCAGCGGCAAGCTACCCGTAACCTTTCCCAGATTTACCGGCCAATTGCCGTTATATTACAACCCCAAGCCCAGCGGCCGGCGCTACGATTACGTGGAAAAGTGGGAATATCCGTTGTTTGCGCCAATGACCTGGAAGGATTCCGGCAACCAGGAATTATTCCCGTTCGGACACGGGTTGAGCTATACCAGGTTTGATTACCGGAACCTTAAAATCGCCAAGTCCTGTCTGCGTGCGGTGGCGCACAGGCAGGCCAAAACAGGCGGCAAGTTAGAGGTCGTCGTAAGCTTTGATATCAAAAATACCGGCAAATACCGGGGCGATGAGGTAATCCAACTATACATCCGCGATTTGGTCAGCCGCCTGGCCCGGCCCCTCAAAGAGCTCAAACGCTTCCAGCGGATAAGCTTGGACATAAACGAAACCAGAAAAGTCTCATTTACCTTGGGACAAAAGGACTTGTCCTACCTGAGCAAGAATCTTAAGTACGTTCTGGAACCGGGTGACTTCGAAATTATGATCGGCAGTTCGTCCAAGGATATCAGGTTACGGGGGAAAGTGACTATTTAACCTGTAAGTATGAATTATTTATTAGGCATTGACATCGGCACGACCGGGGTAAAAACCCTGCTGATTAACCAAACCGGCGGTACTGTCGGACGTTCGATAAAAGAATATCCGATGCAGACGCCCAAACCGGGCTGGGCCGAACAAAACCCGGTCGATTGGTGGCGGGCCACCGTCGGGTCCATAAAAGAAATAATCAAATCAACGCGAACCTCACCAGATAACATCATCGGCATCGGCTTATCCGGCCAGATGCACGGCTCGGTCTTCCTGGACAAGAATAACAAAGTGCTCCGGCCCTGTATCCTCTGGTGCGACCAGCGGACCACCAAGGAATGCGATTACATCACCAAAAAAGTCGGGGCTAAAAGGCTGATTGGCTTGGTCGGGAATCCGGCCCTGACCGGTTTCACCGCCGGAAAGGTTTTGTGGGTCAGGAACAACGAGCCGGCTATATACCGAAAAATCGCCCGCGTGCTCCTGCCCAAGGACTATATCCGTTTCCGTCTGACCGGCCAATTCGCCACCGAGGTATCCGACGCCTCCGGAACGCTCCTGCTCGATGTCAAAAACAGGAGATGGTCCAGGCAATTATTATCGGAACTGGATATCCCCGTATCGTGGATGCCGCCGTGTTACGAATCCACTGAGGTTACCGGTAAGGTTACCGGTGAAATCTCCCGATTGACCGGATTAAAACCGGGCACGCCGGTGGTGGGCGGAGGCGGCGACCAGGCCGCCCAGGCCATCGGGACCGGTATCGTCACTGCCGGCGTTATCTCCGTAAATATCGGCACCTCAGGCGTGGTCTTCGCCTACAGCCGGGAACCGCAGTTCGACCCGACCGGCCGGGTGCATACTTTTTGCCACGCCGTTCCGGACAAATGGCATGTCATGGGCGTGATGCTGGCCGCCGGCGGCTCGCTGGCCTGGCTGCGCAATAATCTGGGCCGTGAGGAAATCAGGATGGCCAGACAGAGAAAAGTCGACCCCTACGAAATATTGATTAACGGCGCCAAAGACATACCGGCCGGCTCGGAAGGGCTGATATTCCTGCCGTATCTGAGCGGCGAGCGAACACCGCATTGCGACCCTGATGCGCGCGGCGTATTTTTCGGACTGAGCCTGAAGCATACCAAACAACATATGACCAGAGCGGTACTGGAAGGCATCTGTTTCGGCCTGCGTGACGGATTGGAAATCATCAAGAAAATGGGCATCCCGGTAAATCAAATACGTATGACCGGCGGCGGTGCGCGGTCAAAAATCTGGGCCCGGATATTGGCTGACGTCTTAAACGAGGAGATCGTCACCGTCAACCCGGCTGAGGGTTCGGCTTATGGAGCGGCGCTATTGGCCGGAATCGGGGTCGGAGTATATAAAAACGCAATTAAGGCCTGCCAAAAAACACTGAAGCTGAAAGGCCGCATCAAGCCCGTTAAGAAGAACGTTGCCGTTTATAACCGGCATTATAAATCATTCAAATCGCTGTATGCAGCATTGAAATCTGAGTTTAAGACGATTAACGTAATGCAGTACAAGAAATAAAGAATCTTAGAGTTACCAGCTCTTATAACGAGTCCTTAACCCGGACTAATATATTATTTTCCCTTGAGCACGTACCGGGCAATGACCAGC
This Candidatus Brocadiia bacterium DNA region includes the following protein-coding sequences:
- the xylB gene encoding xylulokinase, translated to MNYLLGIDIGTTGVKTLLINQTGGTVGRSIKEYPMQTPKPGWAEQNPVDWWRATVGSIKEIIKSTRTSPDNIIGIGLSGQMHGSVFLDKNNKVLRPCILWCDQRTTKECDYITKKVGAKRLIGLVGNPALTGFTAGKVLWVRNNEPAIYRKIARVLLPKDYIRFRLTGQFATEVSDASGTLLLDVKNRRWSRQLLSELDIPVSWMPPCYESTEVTGKVTGEISRLTGLKPGTPVVGGGGDQAAQAIGTGIVTAGVISVNIGTSGVVFAYSREPQFDPTGRVHTFCHAVPDKWHVMGVMLAAGGSLAWLRNNLGREEIRMARQRKVDPYEILINGAKDIPAGSEGLIFLPYLSGERTPHCDPDARGVFFGLSLKHTKQHMTRAVLEGICFGLRDGLEIIKKMGIPVNQIRMTGGGARSKIWARILADVLNEEIVTVNPAEGSAYGAALLAGIGVGVYKNAIKACQKTLKLKGRIKPVKKNVAVYNRHYKSFKSLYAALKSEFKTINVMQYKK